The Leptospira andrefontaineae genome has a segment encoding these proteins:
- a CDS encoding polysaccharide deacetylase family protein, producing the protein MYKQISSFSILVFLSIFTSSVIYAGPVREFLSSDAKSKTNQEEEEGPKPSAPKREIPRSEETSSPSPKIEAKVKKEKEESIASAEPSSRKSKRIERRKKGKTKVSKKEKQEIKEKEKETASKKYENSLPGVSELPPKTQYDTNTQNAELGHGKGIPVLCYHHLVGNQDPMGGYNLDPSLLEEQFKYLKSLGYQTISLDQFYQYQQGKAGSDFPTRPVLLTFDDGSLTHRDVLVPLLKKYGMRASVFIYPTVISNPRYKFYLSWAQLKEALDSGVLDIGSHTVYHPKLPAMSRAEIRSQLKDSKATLEAKTGRKIHDLAYPFGLFDVRVIEEAKAAGYRMAFTVNPGKNVPGTYAYTIHRSLVTWGMSQSRFNSILSASPPAKIQLGVLDGSWVKPGDSFPVIVEGLDPKSVAIKISGKEGIIQRKSNTEYIIRIPEFKKTTYPAMTVIGKTPSGKRSETQFLFVNRKEFKKDPD; encoded by the coding sequence ATGTATAAACAAATCAGCAGCTTTTCCATTCTAGTCTTTTTAAGTATCTTCACTTCTTCCGTAATTTATGCGGGACCTGTCCGCGAATTTTTAAGTTCAGATGCTAAATCTAAAACGAACCAAGAGGAAGAAGAAGGTCCTAAACCTTCCGCTCCTAAAAGAGAAATTCCTAGATCGGAAGAAACTTCTTCGCCTTCTCCTAAGATAGAAGCGAAGGTTAAAAAAGAAAAAGAAGAATCTATTGCTTCTGCGGAACCTTCTTCCCGTAAATCCAAACGTATAGAGCGCAGGAAAAAAGGGAAAACCAAGGTTTCCAAAAAGGAAAAGCAGGAGATTAAAGAGAAGGAAAAAGAAACTGCTTCTAAGAAATACGAAAATTCTCTTCCTGGAGTTTCAGAACTTCCTCCTAAAACGCAATACGATACAAATACCCAAAATGCCGAGTTAGGCCACGGAAAAGGTATCCCTGTTTTATGCTATCATCATCTGGTTGGGAACCAAGATCCAATGGGGGGATATAATTTAGATCCTAGCCTTTTAGAAGAACAGTTCAAGTATCTTAAATCTTTAGGTTACCAAACCATTAGTTTGGACCAATTCTATCAATACCAACAAGGTAAGGCTGGCTCTGATTTCCCCACTCGTCCCGTTCTTTTAACTTTTGATGATGGATCTCTAACGCATAGAGATGTGCTTGTTCCATTGCTGAAAAAATACGGAATGAGAGCTTCTGTTTTTATTTATCCAACTGTGATCTCTAATCCTAGATACAAGTTTTACTTAAGCTGGGCCCAACTAAAAGAAGCTTTGGACAGTGGAGTTCTGGATATAGGTTCCCATACAGTATACCATCCTAAATTACCTGCAATGTCTAGAGCTGAGATCAGAAGTCAGCTCAAAGACTCCAAGGCAACTCTCGAAGCTAAGACTGGAAGAAAGATCCATGACCTCGCTTATCCATTCGGATTATTCGACGTACGAGTCATAGAAGAAGCAAAGGCTGCGGGTTATAGAATGGCTTTCACTGTAAACCCAGGGAAGAATGTGCCTGGAACTTACGCTTATACAATCCATAGATCTTTGGTGACTTGGGGGATGTCTCAATCCAGGTTCAATTCTATTCTAAGCGCCTCTCCACCTGCTAAGATCCAGCTAGGAGTTCTGGATGGTTCTTGGGTAAAGCCGGGAGATAGTTTTCCTGTTATTGTAGAAGGTTTAGACCCTAAGTCGGTGGCAATTAAGATCAGCGGGAAAGAAGGTATCATTCAGAGAAAATCGAATACTGAATATATCATTAGAATTCCTGAATTCAAAAAGACTACTTATCCGGCTATGACTGTGATTGGCAAAACTCCTTCCGGCAAGAGAAGTGAAACTCAATTTTTATTTGTAAATAGAAAAGAGTTTAAAAAAGACCCCGACTAA
- a CDS encoding LB099 family protein, with translation MDYEKEKKKLLSAKTPEQYIEFSIKSRLEGPKKSSITTEWLNKSGYTIDDIKYARNRHPFWREKRNKGSYERNSRRLEYHNYYKTDEKIVWDDAKLSKFYDLNQEGNADHELARLFKTSIPAVNHIRRKFRFSTILLELEKKKPNKAAVIKLSGHSESVLKRLIKEKGKK, from the coding sequence ATGGATTACGAAAAGGAAAAAAAGAAACTCCTCTCTGCGAAAACGCCAGAGCAGTACATTGAATTTTCCATCAAATCAAGACTAGAAGGACCCAAGAAGTCCAGTATTACCACAGAATGGTTAAATAAATCCGGTTATACAATAGATGACATAAAATATGCAAGGAATAGGCATCCTTTTTGGAGAGAGAAAAGAAACAAAGGCTCTTACGAAAGAAACAGCCGTCGTCTAGAATACCATAACTACTATAAGACGGACGAGAAGATCGTTTGGGACGATGCTAAACTTTCCAAGTTTTACGACCTGAATCAGGAAGGAAATGCGGATCATGAGTTGGCTAGACTTTTCAAAACTTCTATTCCAGCTGTGAACCATATTCGCAGAAAGTTCCGTTTTTCCACCATTCTACTAGAATTGGAAAAAAAGAAACCGAACAAGGCTGCTGTTATCAAACTAAGCGGTCATTCAGAGTCTGTTCTGAAACGTTTGATTAAGGAAAAAGGAAAAAAATAA
- a CDS encoding IS481 family transposase, giving the protein MPWKESLVIEERIKFIAAFKREEWIFADLCKEFGISRKTGYKYLERYEKEGIDGLKEKSRAPKVQPLETPKHIVDLIIRMREEHPSWGPRKLLWRLKVKYHRVKSWPSVTTIGNILKRKGLVRQQPRRKKTPQSLFPFSDAITPNDVWCADFKGHFTVGDGMRCDPLTITDANSRLLLDCQILKKTNTESVKQAFERVFKEYGLPLAIKTDNGSPFASKAIGGLSKLSVWWLKLGIRPERIEPGKPQQNGRHERMHRTLKQETALPPRASLEEQQQSFDRFKKEYNEIRPHEALGYQTPASVYIQSSRLFPSKLQEVAYPTHVVAEKVYESGFSQYGPHRVFFGAPLIGEIVGFEEISDRLCRIYFTNAVLGILDLYTGKVLKYEKLTYNLSY; this is encoded by the coding sequence ATGCCTTGGAAGGAGTCACTTGTGATCGAGGAAAGAATCAAATTTATTGCTGCTTTTAAGCGGGAAGAATGGATCTTCGCAGATCTTTGTAAGGAATTTGGCATTAGCCGAAAAACCGGCTACAAGTATCTGGAGCGATATGAAAAAGAAGGAATCGACGGATTAAAAGAGAAGTCAAGAGCTCCAAAAGTTCAACCACTTGAAACACCGAAGCATATCGTAGATCTAATTATTCGAATGCGGGAAGAGCATCCTTCTTGGGGACCTCGAAAGTTACTATGGAGATTAAAAGTAAAATACCATCGAGTCAAGTCTTGGCCGAGTGTAACAACGATTGGGAATATTCTTAAAAGGAAGGGTTTAGTTCGGCAACAACCTCGCAGGAAAAAAACTCCACAGTCTCTTTTTCCTTTTTCCGATGCAATTACTCCCAACGATGTTTGGTGTGCTGATTTCAAAGGACACTTTACTGTTGGCGATGGAATGCGTTGTGATCCGTTAACTATCACTGATGCAAATAGTAGGCTTCTCTTAGATTGTCAGATCCTCAAGAAAACCAATACAGAAAGCGTAAAACAAGCTTTTGAACGTGTATTTAAAGAATATGGATTACCGTTAGCGATTAAGACGGATAACGGAAGTCCGTTTGCTTCTAAAGCTATTGGAGGATTAAGTAAATTATCCGTTTGGTGGTTAAAACTTGGAATTCGTCCGGAAAGAATAGAACCTGGCAAACCTCAGCAGAATGGTCGGCACGAACGAATGCACCGAACATTGAAGCAAGAAACAGCGCTTCCTCCTAGGGCTTCCTTAGAAGAACAACAACAGTCATTCGATAGATTCAAAAAAGAGTACAACGAGATACGACCGCATGAAGCTTTAGGTTATCAAACACCAGCATCAGTCTACATTCAGTCATCAAGACTTTTTCCTTCCAAACTTCAAGAGGTTGCGTATCCAACACATGTAGTAGCAGAGAAAGTTTATGAAAGCGGTTTTTCTCAATACGGTCCTCACAGAGTTTTTTTCGGTGCTCCATTGATTGGTGAGATAGTAGGTTTCGAAGAGATATCGGATCGTCTTTGTCGTATCTATTTTACGAATGCAGTTCTTGGAATATTAGATCTTTATACTGGAAAAGTATTGAAATATGAGAAGCTCACTTATAATCTTTCTTACTAA
- a CDS encoding phage portal protein, with protein MGNLGSGRPRGKDYQKNLEKRIRLSKSKQVTQDNTINANVINERLLHLAKSFFNTVNSQSVAGRLSKNPTYTYQQYQNIRDGVLLRPIWRVPYEILRNASYGTSIISAIHTVRVDGLSRFARISKKEGLWFRMEEEDEEVTEEIELRKKACGKFFEKMGDLVDGWQNRDHFFPVFEMMIRDTLTLDSISFWLIRNALGKLIEVRYLDPATIFPVDPKIGYRGDKSIAYVQMIDNTVVESFSASEIVWNHKNHLSDVQMRGFGFSPLEACILDLTGVINTLKFNRDRFTRQPPAGFLSVLGDLSPETIESLELQWQEMISGMDDSHKIPILGTSAGEVSWTPLNLPNDMVFKDFIQWLVSFVLMGHGMDSAEVGLHLINSPAMSEANPRDKIKISITRSEKALLTSFEHTLGQIKDFRNEDFPGIVVEFVGKDPEDEKDKIAKWKEEVTNIKLIDEIRRANDLPLIGDTLVDLYGVDPEQYKMSGALILNPTYQQYFGQIQAQGGQVLSSGKQGFEEDEDYQNPENDSYNSPEEDFNMEPDYDLTF; from the coding sequence ATGGGGAATCTAGGATCAGGAAGGCCACGGGGAAAAGATTATCAAAAGAATTTAGAAAAACGAATTCGTCTTTCTAAATCAAAACAAGTAACCCAAGATAACACGATCAATGCGAATGTAATAAATGAAAGGTTACTTCACTTAGCTAAATCGTTCTTTAATACAGTAAATTCCCAATCAGTTGCGGGGAGACTTTCTAAAAACCCCACTTACACTTACCAGCAATATCAAAATATCCGAGATGGAGTTCTGCTACGCCCAATCTGGCGAGTTCCCTACGAAATTTTACGCAATGCTTCATACGGCACTTCAATCATTTCCGCTATCCATACGGTTCGCGTGGATGGCCTTTCAAGATTCGCTCGTATCTCGAAGAAAGAAGGTCTTTGGTTCCGCATGGAAGAAGAAGACGAGGAAGTTACTGAAGAGATAGAACTTCGAAAGAAAGCCTGTGGTAAGTTCTTCGAGAAAATGGGTGATCTCGTCGATGGTTGGCAGAATCGCGATCATTTCTTTCCCGTTTTCGAAATGATGATTCGAGATACTCTCACATTAGATTCTATTTCATTTTGGTTAATTAGAAATGCTCTAGGAAAATTAATCGAGGTTCGATATTTAGATCCCGCTACGATATTCCCTGTAGATCCTAAAATTGGATATAGGGGCGATAAATCTATCGCATACGTTCAGATGATAGATAACACTGTCGTCGAATCGTTTTCCGCTTCGGAAATTGTTTGGAATCATAAAAATCATTTATCCGATGTTCAAATGCGTGGGTTCGGTTTTTCCCCGCTTGAAGCCTGCATACTAGATTTAACAGGAGTAATTAATACATTAAAATTTAATAGAGATAGGTTCACAAGGCAACCACCGGCGGGTTTCTTATCTGTTCTTGGAGATTTATCTCCGGAAACGATAGAATCTTTAGAACTGCAATGGCAAGAAATGATCTCCGGAATGGATGATTCTCATAAAATCCCAATTCTTGGGACTTCTGCCGGAGAAGTTTCTTGGACTCCATTAAATCTTCCGAACGATATGGTCTTCAAAGACTTTATACAATGGTTAGTGTCCTTTGTTCTCATGGGTCATGGAATGGATTCAGCAGAAGTCGGATTGCATTTAATAAATTCCCCTGCAATGTCCGAAGCAAATCCGAGAGATAAGATTAAAATTTCTATAACAAGATCTGAAAAAGCACTACTTACTTCATTCGAGCATACTCTTGGACAAATAAAGGATTTCAGAAACGAAGATTTCCCCGGGATAGTTGTAGAATTCGTGGGCAAAGATCCGGAAGATGAAAAAGATAAAATCGCTAAATGGAAAGAAGAAGTAACGAATATTAAACTAATCGACGAGATTAGAAGGGCAAACGATCTGCCTCTGATCGGTGACACTTTAGTCGATCTATATGGAGTCGATCCTGAACAATATAAAATGTCTGGGGCTTTAATTCTAAATCCTACTTACCAACAGTATTTTGGACAAATCCAAGCCCAAGGTGGACAAGTTTTAAGCTCGGGAAAGCAAGGCTTTGAAGAGGACGAAGACTATCAAAATCCTGAAAATGATAGTTATAATTCACCCGAGGAAGATTTCAATATGGAACCAGACTACGATTTAACGTTTTAA